The genomic segment AGCAACCTGGCGGCCATCATCGTAACGTATTCCGTTACCGTCAATCACCACCTGGTTTTCCTGCTGGTTGAGTGTGTATTGGCGGCCATCCGAGAGTGTGATGACGGCCCGATTGGAGGCAGGCAGTCTGTCGGTGATCGCCGTATGCTGTACATCTCCCACAGAATACCTGGCCCTCTGCTGATACCAGACACCCACGATCGCAACAAGGACACAGGCGGCAGCGACATAGGGCCATAGTTTTTTTAGAACAGGAGTTTTTGGACTTACCCTTCTGAACCTAAACTTATGTTTAACCGACTCAAAATCACGGCGATTTTCAAAGTGCTCAAGACGGATGTAAGCATCACGCTGCACCTGGCCTTCCAGACAACGCACGTAGATCGCCCTGTTTTCTGCCGATTCGTCGAGCCAGCAGTCCAGAACAGCCTGGTCTTCAACACTTAACCTGCCTTGCAGCTGCCGGAGGATCAACGTACTGATACGGATGAGTTTTTCTTCTTCTAAGGGGTCCATTTTACGCTATTTCAACTATAGATACCGCGCCGATTCCAAAAAGTACCAAAGCTCCCCAAAAAAAAGATTAAATTTTTCCAAATAAAACGATTAGTGAGAGAAGATAACGGAAAGAATCGCTGCTCAACTGCTGCCGCAACAGGCTTAGAGCACGCAACTTTTGGTTTTTGACGGTCTGTATACTAATCTGCAACAATTCGGCTACTTCCTGATTGCTATGCCCCTCCAGATACGTCAGCCGGACAATCTCACGGGCTTTGGGAGGCAAGTTCTGGATAGCACGGTAGAGTTCGGCCATCGTCTCAGCATAGACGATCTCCTGTAGGTGTGAACCTTGGTCCTGCTCTTGTTGCGAGACATACGCATCGACCCGGTCCGACCGTCGCTGTCGGGCCGTTTGGTGGTTGAGGCCTACCCGACGTGTCGTCTGATAAAGGGCTGCCCTGAGATGCTGTAAGCTTTCAAAATCACGTTTTCCCTGCCACAAACGGATAAAACCTTCCTCAGCGATATCTTCCGCTTCCCTGGTTTCGTTGACAAAGCTGGCAGCATAAAGACAAATACGGGCAAAATAACGATTATATACATGCGCGCAGGCCTGCTCCTCTCCGTTCCGAAAGTCCTCAAGCAGCTTTTTTTCGCTCGTATAGTCCATAAATAGATCCGTTTAGCCCAGGTTGATGTTCCAGCGGTTAAAGATAACTAAAAAGAATGAATACTTCCTATCCACGGTGCCCACATCATGCGATACGTTATCCTTTGCCGGCCAGGTTATACCATAAATTTTTCTGTCCATCAGTCTGAAGATGCGTTGCCACCATAATTTATTCTGAACTTGATCGGTTCCTTGATTTTGTGCGCATCAATCCATTAACTTTGAATGCTGGCTTGGTCGTCAGCCTATTCCAACAATCAACCTGAGAAATGTATATGAAACCTATGCCTACCTCACGCTTTAACAATCCATTTGCCTTTTGTCGGATCATTGGGGCCGCCCTATTGATCTGCAGCGGTCTGATCCACTGCCTTGCGCAAACCAATAAAGTCGCGCAGCGCCCTATCCCCAGTTCCATCGTCAATCGCGCATTGTCGGCATCCATCAAGATGTATGGCATCGACAGCCTGAGCAGACAGCAGAACAGCGCCCCTTTCAGCGGGGTGGTGGTGAGTGCCGATGGATTTATACTGACAGTGGCACATTCCACCACGCCCGGGCATCATTATCAGGTTATCTTTGCCGACGGACGGAAAGGTACTGCAAAGGCACTGGGTCGGCTGGTTGTTGACCAACAGAGCAACTTGCCCGATATTGCACTGATGAAGATGCAGGGCGAAGGGCCATGGCCCTTTGCCGAGATGGGCTGGTCTTCATCGACCGTAATACAGCAAGCTTGTTTTGGTCTCTCCTACCCCGAGACACTGCCCTTCAATAGGCCCTTTTTGCGCGCTGGACATATTCTCAGACAACAGGATGATTACGGGCTTATGTGGAGCAGCTGCATCATGGAGCCCGGAGATTCGGGCGGCCCGCTTTTTGACCTGCTGGGTCGTGTGATCGGCCTGCACAGTCGTATTGACGCTGCCGAAGGAATCAATTATGAAGTCCCCGTCGACAGTTACCGAAAGTACTGGAGCAGCCTCACGCAGCCCGTGGCTATTGGCAGGTACCCCAGCTCGACCGACCCTATCGGCACCGATCCACAAAAAGAACGGCTTGCAACACAAAGTGCCGACCGGCCGGCAAAATTACCCAAGACAAATCTGCAGGTTTTTCCGGTCAGCAGTATGCTGGACGGCGATCGTTTACAAGTACTCGGAACGGCATTCACCTTATCCAACAAAGGTACAGTCATCCTTTCCAAGAGCAGTATGGTAGCCGATCATCCGGTGCTGATGACCGGAGGGCAAAGCCATCCCTTAACAGTACTTCTACGCGACGAAACTACGGACCTTGTCGCCTTGGCCACACCAAAAGAACTGAAGCGGGCGACCCCCATCACAACTCTGGCAACCCGTCCCCTCCCCGATTCATTGTTGGGTATTGGGCTGTGGTCACTATTGGACGGCAATACGAGCAAGCAGGGGGTCCTCGGTATGATGCCCCAGGCATTTCCGCGTATCCCAGTACCGGGAAGTTTTGATGCCCAGATGCGGGAAATTGAAGGACTGCCGACATTGACCAAAGTAGACAGTATGGGGGCCGCATATCGTGCCGGGCTGCGGTCCGGAGACCGCATTCTCGCGATCAATGGACATGATGTATCCAGCGCCCTTAAAATTAACGCTGCTATGCGGCAGTATTCGGCTGGTGACCGCCTGACTGTGCAGTATCGCAGGGATACAGCCATACTGGACGCCGGTATCGTATTGTCCAGATGGCCCGTACGGGAGAATCCACATCCGGCGAATCATATCCCAGGCGGAAAATCGGACCGAAGGGACACGTTTCCAAGTGTATTTATCCATGATTCCCGCATCCATGCCCAAGAGTGTGGAAGTCCTGTTATCGACAGCAAGGGTGAATTTATTGGGATCAATATCGCGCGCTATAGCCATACGGCCTGTCTCGCTATCCCACGAGATGTCGTGAAAAACTTTTTGTCCAACTTACGGCCGGCCCGTTAACGACATAAAAAAGGCTAAGTCATTGTCGACCTAGCCTTACAAAATCAATCCCTATAATTTAAGTATACCTATCCTTATGAATCTTCGCTTTAAGAACAATGGTAACACAAATTAGTTTTGATTATTTTATTTTTTTACCGTTTTTGTGCTCAGGCAGCCGCGCAGGCACTTTCGCCTTAGCATCTGGCCTGGCGTACAAAGGCAGCTCAGCTAATTTTTAAGACCGTGGCTATTTCATTTTGGATCAGGCCATCTGGAAGCTCAATTTCTAGCACATCAGTCAGCTGCCTATATGTCAACCTATGCGTATAGCCTAATGCCTGCACAGTGCGGACTGCCTTCGTATTGGGCGCCCCCTTCCCCAGTGACTTGATTGTCAGCAAATTTTTCTCCGGTCTGCCCATGATAAATACATACAATATATTTCCTTTGGTGGTAAAGCGAAGATCTTCCCCCGTCAAAGCTTTTCCCTTTCCTTCATTAAACCCCTGTACATTAAGCGCGGGCGCATCCTCCAATGCAGGTCCCTCTCCAAAGATATGCCATGGCCTGCTGCCCAAAATGGCTTCACTGTACCGGCTCATCCAGTCGCCTATACTCTGCACCACCGCCTTGGCTTTGTCATCGATAGAGCCGTCACCACGGAGCGGTACACTGAGGAGTAGATTTCCGTTTTTGCTGACCACATCGATCAACATATGGATCACTGTTTTCGCGGATTTGTAGCTGTTATTATCGTAAATTCGTCGGTCATAATGCCAGGAGCCGATGCAGGTACAGGTCTGCCATGGCTGCGGCTCAATGCTGTTGCTTTGTCCGCGTTCAATATCCCAGACCAGGCATTTGCGCTGCTGTTCGTCCAGAATCTTCCCGTTGATCACCACTTCCACCTTTCCCTTATTGGCTTGCATGCTTTTGTTGTAATACTGCGCCGCTATTTCCAGCCCCACATTGCTTATCGGCCAGAGTGGCAGCACCGTATCATCAAAATACACCATATCCGGACGGTAATTGTCCATCAGTTCGAGTGTTCGCGCTTTGAAGTTGGTGCAATACGCGTCCGTAGGTATACTGACCCCAGATGCAACATCCCAGTGCCACTGCCGATGGATCGTGTGATCATCCGTACTGTCCAGGCTCGGAGCGTGATCCTGCGCGTACAGCTCCTGTGGATCATAGCCTGCCCACCATTTTCCTTTACCGTCTTCTTTGCGAAGTTTACCATCGTAGGCTACACCAGCATAGTTTCCCTGCTTGTCCGCCCGCTGTGCCGTTTCATACCAGGTCCAGGCATGCGCAGCATGTACGCTTACACCAAACTTGAGACCTCGTTTTTTTGCTGCCTGTTCCCAGCCCCTCACGATATCTTTTTTGGGCCCTACGTTGACACTGTTCCAACGGTGATGGCTACTGTGAAAGAGATCCAGATTATCGTGGTGATTGGCCAATGCCATGAAATACTGGGCGCCCGCAGCTTGATACAGATCCATTAATGCCTCCGGATCCCATTTTTCAGCTTTCCACTCGTGAATCACATCCTTAAATCCAAAAACGGAAGGATGACCATATTTTTTCACATGATAAAGGTATTGATCAGACCCCTCCTGATACATTCCCCGCGCATACCAGTCCCCATATTCAGGCTGACATTGCGGCCCCCAATGTGCCCATATTCCAAATTTCGCATCACGAAACCACCTGGGTACCGAGTATCTTTCCAGCGAGCGCCAATTGGGGTCAAAAGGAACTTTGCCCAAATACGTATATGCCGAAGTAAAACGGCTGAGAAATAACGTTGGAATTGCAGTACCAATAAGCTTAATTGCAGATCTTCTATTCATCATCATGTATTTTAGGTAAGGATGTCCGTGGGCAGGAGACTCACCCGTTGCCATCCAGTTTATAATTTGTTTTGATTACGTTATACAAATGTAACAGCATTCCTTTAAAATGGCATTCACATTATCGATCAGAAATTGCACAATATCGATAGTAGAATTCACCAGTAATATTTTTAGGCTTTGGCAAGCGGACAAAAACCAAAATAGTTCAACCTCAACAAAACTAATTACGATTATTTTTCCAATACCATGAGAGCCTAAGTGAATACATTATCGACTTTTTCCTTATTATTGTATTCTGTGTCACAAGACCTGGAAGACCAATGAGCAGCAATCCAAAAAATAAACTTGATTTCAGCCTCTTAAATGTGGGTTATGCGCAGCACAATGCCGACTGGAATTTTAAAGATATCAGAAGCCCTTTTGCGCGGATACACTATGTCAGGGAGGGGCAAGCATCCATTTTATTAGATAAGGAGCAGATCACGCTCCGCCCCGGATATCTTTATCTTACCCCTGCGCATGTACAGCATAGCTATTCCTGTAATGGCTTATTTTCGCTCTATTATATCCATATCTATGAAAATCCAGCAATACGGTCCAGTATTTTTGACCGCTATACCTTTCCAAAAGAAATTCAGGCAGATGAGCTCATAGCGGATCTCGTCCGGCGTCTCCACGTATTAAACCCCAGCCGCGCTTTACCGATGTATGACCCCAGGGGCTACGATCATTCAGCGGGATTAATGAAAAATATCGCATTGCAGGTGGCCTCACCTTTTGCCCGGGAGGTCGAGAACCAGGCCATTATTCATATACTGATGAGCCGTTTTTTGGCCGGTGCAACGGACGGCATACCAGATGTCGACAAACGGCTCCTGCGGGTTATCGATTATATCGATGAGCACATTCATCGCGCGATCTCCATTGAGCAGCTTGCCGGTCACGTTTTTCTATCCAAAGACCATCTGATCCGGCTTTTTAAAAAACAGATGAACACTACTCCCGTAAAGTACATAAACCAGAAAAAAATAGAAAAAGCTCAGCTGATGATGCTGGCCGATGACTGCAGTATACAACAACTGAGCTTTGCATTGGGTTTTGAGCATATCACCTATTTCAACAGGCTCTTTAAAAAAATAGCCGGGGAGACGCCCACCAATTACAGGCGCCGGCTGTCAACATAGTCAACGATGGCCGTCGCCTTACAATAAGCCTGCCCGTTGGAGTTCTTCCCAGAAGGCAGTGGGAATTTTGCGCGTAGCCATTGCTACATTCTCTTTGACTTTTTCGGCTTTACTCGTGTTGAGCGCGACGGCTTTTACACCCTGAATTCCAAATCCGTAGGCAAAACAGGCCTCGGCAGGCTTGAGACCAAATTCCCGGCACAGCTGCCAGAATTTGTCCCGCCAGGCATAAAGCGCCCTACCCGCTTCCGTTGCCCTATCTACCAGCTGGTAATTATAATGGTCGCTGCCGACCAAAAAGCCGCCATGGAATACCGCCGAATTGATCACGGTAACATTTGCGCGTGCCAGCTCAGCGATAAATGCCAGCAGGTCTGTCGGATGGTCATGCACCGTGAGGCTATTGGCGATCATCACCCAGTCCAATTTCACATCCTGCGCAATGCGGCGGATCACCTTCCAGCTTTTGGACCCCACACCCACAGCCATCACCTTTCCCTGATCTTTCAGCTCGGTCAGTGCCACGTACGCATCTAAAATATCCTGATAACGGCGTCTTTCATCCAATGGATTAATTGCCTTTGCCAGATATTCATCGGGATCATGCACCGAGACGAGCTGCGCGGCATAGTCACCCAGCAGCTCATTGCCCTGATGAAAACACTCCAGAATTCCGTCGTAGCCAATCCGCTGCTCGGCGTCATAGTGCAGCCCCTTCCACACCCCCGGCTCAAAGGTCGGCTCGGCCGTTTCCAACGGAATCCTGTACCAGCCTAGCTTGTTGCTGATCAACACGGTAGCCGGATCGACCTGCAATTGCCGGAGCGCGGCACCGAGGGACTCTAGTGACAGGCCCGCACCGTATTTTCCGGCGCTGTCAAAAACAGCCAGTCCATTCGCATGACGGATACATTCACGTACAATGGCCACCTTGTCCATCAGTGCTACTTCATTATAGAGGTTCCCCAGACTACTTGTACCATAAATGACAGGAGGGATATCTGCCAAATCCATTTTTTTTTTTGTCTGTGACATCAATTTGCTGTTTATAATTTGGCCAATAATACAAAGTATTGCCGCAGGATTATTATGCAATATCGACTTAAACTAAACGGATATCGACATAATGGGCCGACCTCTCGCAGCTGGGTATCATCCCCATATCTGCTTTCGTCACTGCAGGCCTGCCATTCGTCAAAGACTTTTCCCAATCCCTCCTAAGCTTTGTTTTTTTGCAGCATATCAAAACAATAACTATGAACAGAAAAACAATTTTATCGTGTATTTTATTTTTCGCGATGATGTTAAGCAAAATGGCCTTTGCACAGGAGCAGTCTTTTATTCAGATTGGTATCAAAGGCGGTAGCAGCCTCAACAAGCTGAATACCGAATTGGCAGATCTCGACGACAAGTACGCTCTGGGGCTGCACGTGGGCGGTATGGCACGTCTCAACTTCGGACGAGCTTACGTTCAGGGTGAAGCGCTATTCAGCAAGCGGAAAGCGGCACTCAAACCGCAGGGGCAGACCGAGTCCAAGCTTAAATGGAATGCAATCGACATCCCCGTGATGATCGGGTACAAGATCGTGCAGCAGCAGGACATGAACCTTCGGGTCTTTGGGGGTGCTGTTTACAGCTATACCTTAAACGACAATCTGTCACCGCTCAAAGCGCTCAAAGAGGGAATCAGGCATTTCGACAAGTCCAACCTGCAGTTTACCGGCGGTCTAGGCGTTGATATCAATAGATTCAGCATTGACTTGCGTTACGAGCGTGGATTTTCAGATCTCAGTAAATCCTTCAAATCCAAACCGCAGGCATTTTCCATTGGCGTAGGTTACTTTATCTTCTAACAGCTCCTTAAACGGCGCCTTTGAAGGCCAGCCACCTGGTCTTCAAAGGCCTTTTTTATATCCATGCTCAAAAATAGCTACCTGCACCGCCATTTTTTCCTGCTTATCTTCTGGGCAGCACTCTGGTTTGTCGTCTGGATTCAGGTCAAGGAAGATCTGGGTGCCCGCTGGGCGTTTGTATATACCTCGACTGTCATGCTCGCAGCGATAGGCATAGCACATATCTTAAACGACAAGGTCCTGCCCCGGGCGATCAAGACCAGGCACATGCAGACTTTTGTTCTCCGTGCAGCCGGTTTTGTCCTGCTTTTGGCCGTTCTTATCAGCGCGCTGGATCTATTTTTTATTCTCCATGTCCAGTATGTGATGATCCGGAAACATCCGGGAATGCTGTTCGCCCAGTTTTTCAAAGCAATCATTTCGTCCTTATTGATGAATGGAACAGCCTGTGGCATCCGTTTCTATCAGGAACATGCCTACATACAGCAGAAGCACAGCCAGCTGCAGCAACTATTTCTGGAAAATCAGCTCAAATCGCTACAGGATCAGGTCAATCCTCACTTTATGTTCACTGTCTTAGGTCACATTCGACTATTGATCAAAGAGGATAGCGAACAGGCCAATGCATTGCTGTTAAAATTTTCGGATATGCTACGTTATCAGCTGTACGAAAGCAGCCACTTCGATGTTCCCCTTTTGCGCGAACTGCAGTACTTACAGGATTTTATTGCCATCGAAAAAATCCGGCGCGGCAGGGAACTGGAAGTGGACTACCATTGGCTAAATGGCCTCACGGAATTGCGGATCAAGCCGATGGTCTTGGTATGTCTGGCAGAAAACATCTTTAAACACCTGTCCCTCAAAGTAGGCCAGCCCACCTTCGTCAAACTGTTTTGTCAGCAAGCAAATGGGCGTCTGCAATTTACAATAAGCCACACAGCATACCTATCCACCAACCGGCGAAAGGGTCTGACCGAAGGACTGGAGCAAATAAAAAAAAGACTGGACCTGCATTATGCCGACAATTATGTTTTGAGCACAGGGTCCACCGGTGATCATACGACAGTCCAAC from the Sphingobacterium thalpophilum genome contains:
- a CDS encoding RNA polymerase sigma factor, coding for MDYTSEKKLLEDFRNGEEQACAHVYNRYFARICLYAASFVNETREAEDIAEEGFIRLWQGKRDFESLQHLRAALYQTTRRVGLNHQTARQRRSDRVDAYVSQQEQDQGSHLQEIVYAETMAELYRAIQNLPPKAREIVRLTYLEGHSNQEVAELLQISIQTVKNQKLRALSLLRQQLSSDSFRYLLSLIVLFGKI
- a CDS encoding S1C family serine protease, translated to MYMKPMPTSRFNNPFAFCRIIGAALLICSGLIHCLAQTNKVAQRPIPSSIVNRALSASIKMYGIDSLSRQQNSAPFSGVVVSADGFILTVAHSTTPGHHYQVIFADGRKGTAKALGRLVVDQQSNLPDIALMKMQGEGPWPFAEMGWSSSTVIQQACFGLSYPETLPFNRPFLRAGHILRQQDDYGLMWSSCIMEPGDSGGPLFDLLGRVIGLHSRIDAAEGINYEVPVDSYRKYWSSLTQPVAIGRYPSSTDPIGTDPQKERLATQSADRPAKLPKTNLQVFPVSSMLDGDRLQVLGTAFTLSNKGTVILSKSSMVADHPVLMTGGQSHPLTVLLRDETTDLVALATPKELKRATPITTLATRPLPDSLLGIGLWSLLDGNTSKQGVLGMMPQAFPRIPVPGSFDAQMREIEGLPTLTKVDSMGAAYRAGLRSGDRILAINGHDVSSALKINAAMRQYSAGDRLTVQYRRDTAILDAGIVLSRWPVRENPHPANHIPGGKSDRRDTFPSVFIHDSRIHAQECGSPVIDSKGEFIGINIARYSHTACLAIPRDVVKNFLSNLRPAR
- a CDS encoding alpha-L-fucosidase, with protein sequence MATGESPAHGHPYLKYMMMNRRSAIKLIGTAIPTLFLSRFTSAYTYLGKVPFDPNWRSLERYSVPRWFRDAKFGIWAHWGPQCQPEYGDWYARGMYQEGSDQYLYHVKKYGHPSVFGFKDVIHEWKAEKWDPEALMDLYQAAGAQYFMALANHHDNLDLFHSSHHRWNSVNVGPKKDIVRGWEQAAKKRGLKFGVSVHAAHAWTWYETAQRADKQGNYAGVAYDGKLRKEDGKGKWWAGYDPQELYAQDHAPSLDSTDDHTIHRQWHWDVASGVSIPTDAYCTNFKARTLELMDNYRPDMVYFDDTVLPLWPISNVGLEIAAQYYNKSMQANKGKVEVVINGKILDEQQRKCLVWDIERGQSNSIEPQPWQTCTCIGSWHYDRRIYDNNSYKSAKTVIHMLIDVVSKNGNLLLSVPLRGDGSIDDKAKAVVQSIGDWMSRYSEAILGSRPWHIFGEGPALEDAPALNVQGFNEGKGKALTGEDLRFTTKGNILYVFIMGRPEKNLLTIKSLGKGAPNTKAVRTVQALGYTHRLTYRQLTDVLEIELPDGLIQNEIATVLKIS
- a CDS encoding AraC family transcriptional regulator; amino-acid sequence: MSSNPKNKLDFSLLNVGYAQHNADWNFKDIRSPFARIHYVREGQASILLDKEQITLRPGYLYLTPAHVQHSYSCNGLFSLYYIHIYENPAIRSSIFDRYTFPKEIQADELIADLVRRLHVLNPSRALPMYDPRGYDHSAGLMKNIALQVASPFAREVENQAIIHILMSRFLAGATDGIPDVDKRLLRVIDYIDEHIHRAISIEQLAGHVFLSKDHLIRLFKKQMNTTPVKYINQKKIEKAQLMMLADDCSIQQLSFALGFEHITYFNRLFKKIAGETPTNYRRRLST
- a CDS encoding aldo/keto reductase — translated: MSQTKKKMDLADIPPVIYGTSSLGNLYNEVALMDKVAIVRECIRHANGLAVFDSAGKYGAGLSLESLGAALRQLQVDPATVLISNKLGWYRIPLETAEPTFEPGVWKGLHYDAEQRIGYDGILECFHQGNELLGDYAAQLVSVHDPDEYLAKAINPLDERRRYQDILDAYVALTELKDQGKVMAVGVGSKSWKVIRRIAQDVKLDWVMIANSLTVHDHPTDLLAFIAELARANVTVINSAVFHGGFLVGSDHYNYQLVDRATEAGRALYAWRDKFWQLCREFGLKPAEACFAYGFGIQGVKAVALNTSKAEKVKENVAMATRKIPTAFWEELQRAGLL
- a CDS encoding porin family protein, coding for MNRKTILSCILFFAMMLSKMAFAQEQSFIQIGIKGGSSLNKLNTELADLDDKYALGLHVGGMARLNFGRAYVQGEALFSKRKAALKPQGQTESKLKWNAIDIPVMIGYKIVQQQDMNLRVFGGAVYSYTLNDNLSPLKALKEGIRHFDKSNLQFTGGLGVDINRFSIDLRYERGFSDLSKSFKSKPQAFSIGVGYFIF
- a CDS encoding sensor histidine kinase produces the protein MLKNSYLHRHFFLLIFWAALWFVVWIQVKEDLGARWAFVYTSTVMLAAIGIAHILNDKVLPRAIKTRHMQTFVLRAAGFVLLLAVLISALDLFFILHVQYVMIRKHPGMLFAQFFKAIISSLLMNGTACGIRFYQEHAYIQQKHSQLQQLFLENQLKSLQDQVNPHFMFTVLGHIRLLIKEDSEQANALLLKFSDMLRYQLYESSHFDVPLLRELQYLQDFIAIEKIRRGRELEVDYHWLNGLTELRIKPMVLVCLAENIFKHLSLKVGQPTFVKLFCQQANGRLQFTISHTAYLSTNRRKGLTEGLEQIKKRLDLHYADNYVLSTGSTGDHTTVQLEMDTL